The genomic interval CTTTAAGCATATGTTCCCGAGCGGCGTCTTCAGCATATTTTTGATAGACAGGATCAATGGTTGTATAAATTTTTAAACCATCTTCATAGAAATTATATTTTGTACCATCTGCTTTACGGTAGCGTTCATCGTCTAATAAATTTTTTAAATATTTTGAAAGTTCAGCCCGAAAATATAATGCCATACCTTCTAAATGGGATTCCCTTTTAAATTGAGTTATATCAATCGTTTTAGCTGAATACGCTTTTAATTGTTGAGCATTTATAAAATTTTTATCAAACATCAAAGCAAGGACAGTATTTCTTCTGTCAAGTGCAATTTTTGGAAATCGTTTTGGATTAAATCGGGTTGGATTTTTTAGCATTCCAATAATCATTGCAGCTTCATTTAAGTTCAATTCTTTATGATTTTTTCCAAAATAAGTTTGGGCTGCAGTTTGAACACCATTTGCACCATATAAAAAGTCAAACTTGTTAAGATACATTGCAAGGATTTCCTCTTTCGTATAGCTTTTCTCAAGTTTAATTGCGGTTAGCCATTCCTTCATTTTTACCCGGATAATCAGGAATGTTCTTATAATTTTATTGCGATCTTCCAAATTGGGTCTTTCGAAAAGTAATTTCGCTAATTGTTGTGTAATGGTACTTCCTCCTCCGGATTCTTCATTACTTAATAAGATGGTTTTAAATGCTACCCTCATTAAAGCAAAAAAGTCAATCCCAGAATGCTTATAATATCTTGAATCTTCAGTTGAAAGTAAAGCATGTACTAAATGTTGATTTAGACTATCATATGGAATGAATTCCCGGTTTTCTGTATAATATTTACCAAGTATACTGAGGTCGTTTGCATACACGATAGATGCTTGATTGTAGCTTGGATTTTCAAGGTCTTTGAAACTTGGCAAATTATCAAATGAAACGAATATCAAACACAGATACAAAAATCCGATTCCAGCAAACAAGATCTTCCAGATCATTAATACGGCACTACTAAACCAGCTTTTATCGGCCGTTGTCTTGCCAGAATAGATATCGGTAAATTTAAAGTCTTTCCGAAGTTGATTTAGAAAGCGTTTTATGGAATCCCAGCTATTCATAATTAATATACCACAAAAATCTAATTTAAATTATAATAATCCAAAGATTTTAGAACAAGAGTTTCGGGAACAAGTTGGTCTAATTTTACCAATCCAGGTGCTTCTAGAAGACTAAAACGGGTAATCTGATTTAATTTTTTCTTATCCGCTTGCAAATTTTTAAAAATTTCAGGATACCAGGATTCTGAAAAATTTATGCCTCCTGTAAAAGGGAGAAGAAAAGTTTTCAATTGTTCCAGAATATAAGGTTTCCAGTTAAACATCGCTGCTGATATGTAACTTTCACAGATAATACCTATTGCGATTGCTTCGCCATGTAATATATCGTGTTCAATGGATAAGTAATAACTTTCAATGGCATGTCCAATGGTATGTCCAAAGTTCAAACTTTTCCGAATGCCATGCTCGTAAAAATCCTGTTCAACGATATGTGTTTTTGTTCGGATAGATTTTTTTAAATAATCTTGTAAATTGGATACATCTAAAGGCCATCCTAATTCTTTAATATCCTGCCAATAAGGAGGAGATTGAATTAAACTGTGTTTTATAATTTCAACAAAGCCATTTCGCAGGTGCCTTTCTGGCAATGTTTTTAGAAAAATTTGATCAATTACAACGGCTTTAGGTGGTATGAAACTGCCAATTTGATTTTTGAAATGATTCAGATTAATTGCTGTTTTGCCACCGATTGCTGCATCGGCCATGGCCATTAAACTAGTTGGTACGTATACACAATCTACACCTCTCAAAATAACGGAGGCAGCAAATCCTCCAACATCACAAATGATTCCACCACCAAGACAAATAATAAGTGCTTTGCGATCAATTTGTTGGCTCAACCAATGATTCCAAAGAGCTTCACAAGTTGCTAAGGTTTTATTTTTTTCACCAGATTGTATCGTAAATTTTGAATACACTAAAATTTTACTTTTTTCAAGAAAATAAGGGAGACAATGCGTTTCTGTATTTTCATCTAAAATTATATTGATAGAAGAATACGACTCATTGTTTATGATATCATTTAATTTTTCCCATGGAGCTAATGAAAGAATTAAAGAAGATTGTTTTTGAATAGTACTCAATGGATTTGTATTTTAAATAGTTACTCTGAAATTGTTGGAAGTACTTCTAAAAGCCTTTGTAAAGCAATGCGGTAACCATCCAATCCATGACCTGAAATTTCAAAAAAAGCAACGGGTTTAATATAAGAATGTTTTCGAAAGGACTCTCTTGAAGAAATGTCACTTATATGAATTTCTACTACGGGAATTTTAATTGCGGAGATAGCATCCCGGATTGCAATGGAAGTATGGGTATATGCTCCTGGATTTAGAAGTATCGCATTTGCTTTATTTCTGTAATCCTGTATCCAATCAATCAGATACCCTTCATGATTACTTTGATGATAGGGTATTCTTACTTGTGGAAACTCCGTTTTGAGCTCATCTAAAAAATCTTCAAAAGATTTTGTACCATAAATAGATGGCTCGCGTTCACCTACTAAGTTTAGATTAGGACCATGAATAATGGGAATTTGCCACATCAGTTAACCATTTCAGACATATACTTCAAACGAATTAAGCGGATTTCTTCAAATGTGATATCATCTTCCTTTAGACTTTGGTAGGCTTCTTCTGCAGAATCTGATTCAGCAGAATTGAAATAGTCAAAAATATCTTCTTTAGAATACTCATCTACATTATCCTTGATATAATAATCAATATTGATACGAGTCCCGGAAGAAACAATCATATTTAATTCATCCATCAATTCTTCCATATTCATTTGCAGGTTTCTAGCAATGTCTTCTAATGGAATTTTTTTATCAATACTCTTAATAATTTCTACCTTATTTTTGGATTTATCTGCGACTTGCCGAATTACAAAATCCTCTGCTCTTTCAATGTCATTTTCTTCGACATATTTTTGAATAAAATCTAAAAATGGCTGACCATATCGTTCCGCTTTTCCTTTACTAACCCCTGAGATTTTACAGAGATCATCAATTGTAATTGGAAAGCGTGTAGCCATTTCTTCCAATGCAGGATCAAAAAATATGACCCAGGGTTTTACTTTATTTTTTCGGGCAACTTCTAATCGTATTTCTTTTAAAGTTTTGAATAAGACTGGATCTAAAGCGGCACCTTGTGAAGGCGCTGAGTCTTCTTCTGTAAAAGAGGAAGTATCCCCATAATCATGGTTGATACTAATATATACTTTTGTTGGTTTATCAATAAATTCTTGACCTTTTTCACTTAATTTTAAAATGCCATAGGTTTCTATATCTTTAATGATATAATCCATTATGATTCCCTGACGGAAAAGTGAAAACCAATATAAATTTCCTTTGTCAATACCTTTTGAAAATAACTCATTTTGATCTAAGTCATAATCTAAAATGTCTTTTGTCTTAACGCCACAAATAAACTCTACGAGTGTTTTGATTGTAAAATTTTGATTTAAAGATTTTATTGCTTTTAATGCCAATAGCATTTCTTCTTTAGCTTCTTGTAAAGGTTTAGGATTGCGACAATTGTCGCACATTTCTTTACAGGATTCTTTGTCAAATTCTTCGCCAAAATAATGTAATACAAATTTTCTACGGCACACCGCACTTTCTACGTAAGCTTCCATTTCGTCCAGGAGTTGAGCGCCCATATCACGTTCAGAAGCTGGTTTGTCACGTAAAAATTTTTCTAGTCTTAGGAGATCTGCATTTGAAAAAAATGCATAGCAATCACCTACCATACCATCTCTACCGGCTCTGCCAGTTTCCTGATAGTAGTTTTCAAGACTTTTGGGTATATCAAAATGAATTACAAATCGCACATCTGGTTTATCAATTCCCATCCCAAATGCAATGGTAGCACAAATCACATCGATTTCTTCCATCAGAAAATCATCTTGAACTTGTGTGCGCGACTTAGCTTCCATACCTGCATGATAGGGAGATGCCTTAATCCCATTAACTTGTAAAATTTGCGCTAGATCTTCCGTAGTTTTTCTAGCTTGAACATATATAATTCCGGATTCTCCGGGGTGTGATTTAATAATTTGAACAATTTGTTTTGCAGTCTGATCTTTTGTAATTTTTGGTCGTACTTCGTAATATAGATTCGGTCTGTTAAATGATGAAACATAGATTTGTGGATCTACCATTTCCAAACTTTTTACAATATCTGTTTGGACTTTTGGTGTAGCGGTGGCAGTTAAAGCAATTGTAGGAATATGGCGATTTAAGGAATTGATCATATCCCGAATTCTTCGATAATCTGGTCTAAAATCATGTCCCCATTCTGAAATACAATGCGCTTCATCCACGGCAATAAAGGATAGATCTACTGAATTTAAAAATTCTATAGTTTCCTCTTTTTGTAATGTTTCCGGAGCCACATATAATAGCTTGGTTTTACTGCGGACGATATCATCTTTCACCTGCTTAATTTCGGATCGATTCAGCGATGAATTTAAAAAATGAGCGATTTCATCTGTTTGACCGTAGCCTCGTATGGAGTCTACCTGGTTTTTCATTAATGCAATCAATGGTGAGATAATGATCGCAGTACCCGGGAGCATTAATGCCGGAAGTTGATAACATAAAGATTTACCGCCTCCTGTTGGCATTATGACAAAGGTATCTTTGCCATGCAATAAACTACTTATAATATGTTCCTGATTGTCTTTAAATGCTTCAAAGCCAAAGTGATTTTTTAATGCTTCGTAAATTATTTCTTTTGTGAACATCGGTTACAATTTGTTGCTTATTTGTTTTTTATACATATAAGCGATTGGGTTAAGGGAACTAAAAATACGTCGAAATCCCGGATTGGTTTAGTTATTGTGATTTATTTTGCAAATATTTTACAAAAAATTCGCCTTAAACATATCAGCTTTGTGATTTTATGATAAATATTCAGAATTCTTTACTCATTAAGATTCAGGAATTAGAATTGATTTCAAAGCGTCTTGAGCCTAAAATAGAGCTTCGAAAAGATTGGACTGATAAAGTGAATCAGTTTGCTTTTGAATTTATTGATTCTTTGAACGAACAATCTGCATTTCAAATGTTTGGTAGTTTGAAAGATTGTCTCAATTTAAATCTTGAAGAAAATTCAACTCAAGAAATTTCAACAGTTTTATCTGATCTAAAAGAAAATTTAATTTCTCAGGGTTTAAATCCAGCATCCGGAGGACATCTGGGTTATATACCAGGTGGCGGGATCTATGGAACGGCTCTGGGTGATTATTTAGCAGCCATTACAAATCAGTATGCGGGTATTTTTTATGGAGGACCAGGTGCAGTAAAAATTGAGAATGAACTGATTCGTTGGATGGCTTCTTTATTCGGGTATCCGGAGAATAGTCATGGGAATCTTTCAAGTGGGGGTTCCATTGCTAATTTAATTGCCATTGTTACTGCACGAGAAGCTAGACAAATAAAATCATCAGAGATTTCTAAACAATGTATATATCTCACAGAACAAGTTCATCATTGTGTGCATAAAGCAATTCGAATTTCTGGTCTTGGAGAAGCTCAAATCCGTTTTATAGGAATGGATTCTAAGTTCAGAATGGATGGAGCTTTATTAAGAAATGCTATTATTAAAGACAAAATGGATGGGTTTACGCCGTTTTTAGTGGTTGGAAGTGCAGGAACCACAGATACTGGTGCAATTGATCCTTTAGATCTTATTGCAGAGATCGCCCAGGAGGAGCATATTTGGTTTCATGTGGATGCAGCTTATGGAGGTTTTTTTACACTTTGTAATTTAAAAAATGAAGAGGGTAGGACTTATAAAGACCTACTAAAAGGTATTGAAAGATCAGATAGCTTGGTTGTAGACCCACATAAGGGACTATTTCTTTCATACGGATTAGGGGCTGTTTTAATTAAGGATACAGCGGCTCAGTATAGAGCGCATTATTATAAGGCGGCTTATATGCAAGATACGCTTTCTAATCAGGAGGAATTAAGTCCCTCAGATTTGTCACCTGAACTTACCAAGCATTTTAGAGGATTAAGACTATGGTTGCCTTTAAAACTGCATGGTTTAGCCCCATTCAGGGCATGTTTGGAAGAGAAAATCTTATTGTGTAGGTACTTTTATGAAGAAATTGGTAAACTTGGATTTGAAAGAGGGCCATTTCCAGAAACTTCAGTATGTATATATAGATACGTACCGGAAAGCTCAAATGCCAATGAATTTAACCAAAAATTGGTGGATTATATAGTGCAAAATGGGCGGGTTTTTGTCTCCTCAACCTCTATAAATGGGGTTTTCTGGATTCGAATCGCTATTTTGAGCTTTAGGACACATCTAACTATTATTCAGGATTACCTGGATTTGTTAAAACAAGCATTAACGAAGCTAAAATACTGATTTTCTATTGGAATTTGGAAATTTTATAAGAAGTTGCTACATTTGCAGCCCTTTTTAAAATAAAAGAATAAAATTAATTATGCGTCATTTTGAAGTAAGCTTTATCGTTGATCCAGTACTGTCGGGCGATGAGGTTAAATCGACAGCTCAAACATACCAGGATATGCTCACCAATGAAGGTGCCCGTATTATCCAGGTTGATGAGATGGGACTTAGGCAATTAGCTTATCCCATTAACAACCGGTCATCCGGATTGTATTTTTGCATTGAATTTGCAACTGAAAACCCAACGTTTATTGGCAAATTTGAACTTGCCTTAAAACGGGACGAGCGTATTTTGCGTTTTCTTACTGTCAAGCTTGATAAATTTGGTGTCAAGTATAATGATGATAAAAGAAATGGAAAAATTGGTAAAAAAGCGAGAAAGGAAAAGCAAAATGAAATCACTGCTGGTTTAATTACAGATTCAATTACAAGATCTGTAAATGCAATTCCAACGCCTCCAGTTGAAATCATAACTGAGGAAGAATAATTTCAAAATTTAAAAAAATTTAAAAAATGGCAACGCAAGACGAAATTAAGTTTCTCAGTAATCCGAATATCGGACAGAAAAAAAGTAAATACTGCCGTTTCAAGAAATTCGGCTTAAAATATATCGATTATAAAGATGAGGCATTTTTAGTTCAATTTGTAAATGAACAAGGAAAATTATTGCCACGTCGATTGACCGGTAATTCATTGAAATATCAAAGAAGAGTTGCAACCGCTGTAAAACGCGCAAGACATTTAGCAATTCTTCCATATGTAACAGATCTTTTAAAATAATCCTAAACTGAAAAAATTATGGAAATCATTTTATTAAAAGATATGGATAAATTAGGCGACAAACATGAAGTCGTAAAAGTACGTCCTGGCTTTGGTCGTAATTTTTTAATTCCAAATGGTATTGCATTGTTGGCTAATGATGGTAACCTTCGCAAACTTGCTGAATTAAAAAGACAAGAAGACGCACGGGAGAATAAAAAAGTGAATGATTATAAAGCAATGGCAGATCAATTAAATGGTGTGGTATTGAAAATTGGAGCTAAAACTGGAGCATCCGACAAAATATTCGGAAGTGTTACCAATGTTCAATTAGCACAAGCTTTAAAAGATCAATGTAATTTAGATGTAGAACGCAAGAAAATTCATATTGAAGAGGAAGTAAAAACAACAGGTGTTTATACTGCTATGATTGACTTCCATAAAGATGTTCATACGAAAGTAACATTTGAAGTAGTATCAGAGTAAGCTAAAAAAATTGCAACCTATAAAATCCCGAATCATATACCTGATTCGGGATTTTTTTTTTATCAAATAAAGCCTACAATCATTAATACTGCAAAACCAATTAAACATATACAAATTAGAGTTTGCAACTGGCTTGAACTTATTTTCTGGATATATTTATTACCTAACCAAGCTCCCGAAAAAGCTGAAATTAAAGCAACACCAATAAGTCCCAAATTTGAATGTGCTAATTCTGAAAAATTCGTTTTTCCATAGATCCAAAGCCGACCTATATCGACCAGGCATGCACATGCAATGCCCGTTGCAATAAATTGATGTTTGTTTAATCCAGCTTTACTTAAAAATGCAGATCGCAAGGCACCTTGATGACCAGAAAGGCCACCAAAAAAGCCACTTAAAATTCCACCCCATAATATTTGATTTTTATTTAATTGGATTGTTTT from Saprospiraceae bacterium carries:
- a CDS encoding 3-dehydroquinate synthase, which codes for MSTIQKQSSLILSLAPWEKLNDIINNESYSSINIILDENTETHCLPYFLEKSKILVYSKFTIQSGEKNKTLATCEALWNHWLSQQIDRKALIICLGGGIICDVGGFAASVILRGVDCVYVPTSLMAMADAAIGGKTAINLNHFKNQIGSFIPPKAVVIDQIFLKTLPERHLRNGFVEIIKHSLIQSPPYWQDIKELGWPLDVSNLQDYLKKSIRTKTHIVEQDFYEHGIRKSLNFGHTIGHAIESYYLSIEHDILHGEAIAIGIICESYISAAMFNWKPYILEQLKTFLLPFTGGINFSESWYPEIFKNLQADKKKLNQITRFSLLEAPGLVKLDQLVPETLVLKSLDYYNLN
- a CDS encoding 3-dehydroquinate dehydratase, with amino-acid sequence MWQIPIIHGPNLNLVGEREPSIYGTKSFEDFLDELKTEFPQVRIPYHQSNHEGYLIDWIQDYRNKANAILLNPGAYTHTSIAIRDAISAIKIPVVEIHISDISSRESFRKHSYIKPVAFFEISGHGLDGYRIALQRLLEVLPTISE
- a CDS encoding RecQ family ATP-dependent DNA helicase, whose product is MFTKEIIYEALKNHFGFEAFKDNQEHIISSLLHGKDTFVIMPTGGGKSLCYQLPALMLPGTAIIISPLIALMKNQVDSIRGYGQTDEIAHFLNSSLNRSEIKQVKDDIVRSKTKLLYVAPETLQKEETIEFLNSVDLSFIAVDEAHCISEWGHDFRPDYRRIRDMINSLNRHIPTIALTATATPKVQTDIVKSLEMVDPQIYVSSFNRPNLYYEVRPKITKDQTAKQIVQIIKSHPGESGIIYVQARKTTEDLAQILQVNGIKASPYHAGMEAKSRTQVQDDFLMEEIDVICATIAFGMGIDKPDVRFVIHFDIPKSLENYYQETGRAGRDGMVGDCYAFFSNADLLRLEKFLRDKPASERDMGAQLLDEMEAYVESAVCRRKFVLHYFGEEFDKESCKEMCDNCRNPKPLQEAKEEMLLALKAIKSLNQNFTIKTLVEFICGVKTKDILDYDLDQNELFSKGIDKGNLYWFSLFRQGIIMDYIIKDIETYGILKLSEKGQEFIDKPTKVYISINHDYGDTSSFTEEDSAPSQGAALDPVLFKTLKEIRLEVARKNKVKPWVIFFDPALEEMATRFPITIDDLCKISGVSKGKAERYGQPFLDFIQKYVEENDIERAEDFVIRQVADKSKNKVEIIKSIDKKIPLEDIARNLQMNMEELMDELNMIVSSGTRINIDYYIKDNVDEYSKEDIFDYFNSAESDSAEEAYQSLKEDDITFEEIRLIRLKYMSEMVN
- a CDS encoding amino acid decarboxylase; the protein is MINIQNSLLIKIQELELISKRLEPKIELRKDWTDKVNQFAFEFIDSLNEQSAFQMFGSLKDCLNLNLEENSTQEISTVLSDLKENLISQGLNPASGGHLGYIPGGGIYGTALGDYLAAITNQYAGIFYGGPGAVKIENELIRWMASLFGYPENSHGNLSSGGSIANLIAIVTAREARQIKSSEISKQCIYLTEQVHHCVHKAIRISGLGEAQIRFIGMDSKFRMDGALLRNAIIKDKMDGFTPFLVVGSAGTTDTGAIDPLDLIAEIAQEEHIWFHVDAAYGGFFTLCNLKNEEGRTYKDLLKGIERSDSLVVDPHKGLFLSYGLGAVLIKDTAAQYRAHYYKAAYMQDTLSNQEELSPSDLSPELTKHFRGLRLWLPLKLHGLAPFRACLEEKILLCRYFYEEIGKLGFERGPFPETSVCIYRYVPESSNANEFNQKLVDYIVQNGRVFVSSTSINGVFWIRIAILSFRTHLTIIQDYLDLLKQALTKLKY
- the rpsF gene encoding 30S ribosomal protein S6; protein product: MRHFEVSFIVDPVLSGDEVKSTAQTYQDMLTNEGARIIQVDEMGLRQLAYPINNRSSGLYFCIEFATENPTFIGKFELALKRDERILRFLTVKLDKFGVKYNDDKRNGKIGKKARKEKQNEITAGLITDSITRSVNAIPTPPVEIITEEE
- a CDS encoding 30S ribosomal protein S18, whose amino-acid sequence is MATQDEIKFLSNPNIGQKKSKYCRFKKFGLKYIDYKDEAFLVQFVNEQGKLLPRRLTGNSLKYQRRVATAVKRARHLAILPYVTDLLK
- a CDS encoding 50S ribosomal protein L9, which translates into the protein MEIILLKDMDKLGDKHEVVKVRPGFGRNFLIPNGIALLANDGNLRKLAELKRQEDARENKKVNDYKAMADQLNGVVLKIGAKTGASDKIFGSVTNVQLAQALKDQCNLDVERKKIHIEEEVKTTGVYTAMIDFHKDVHTKVTFEVVSE